TTTTGTATAAACCTTTTTTTGTGGTAAAGTCTGCGTAAAGCCTATCTCATTCCACAACGACCGTTCTTTTCTCCATAAGTGACTCAAAGAACTCACCGCATAGTTTCTGAAGAGGCGGAAAATTTAGTGTAGAACCGCTGAATATCGTTTCCTATGGTCTCTCTCACGATTCAAAAGGTGTTGCCAACTACTCAACATTCTCCATTCTTTTCTTGTCATAATCCGGCAACTGTCCGTACAGCGACGTGTACCCAAAATCTCCtaaaaagattgaaactttctctattaatatagcATCAATAAAAAGAGGTTAGAAAAACTTTGTTACCTGTCTCCTCGTTACCGGCAAGACCCTCAGCGCTACGCTCATGTGTCTCATCGCTACTGGGATCGAAAACAACATACTCATAGCTTCCATTTACATATGCAAGAGGAAGCAGAGACTTGTCGTCTCTTTCAAGAAATGAGATTGATCCTCCCTCAGCCAGCGAGTTagattatatttcattttagtCTCTCATTTAAACGGATGAAAcattactttttctttttttttttgtgtcagaCCTTCATTACAGTCCATATAGATACAGGGTTAGGATCTGATCCGTTGAACAAGAGAATGGCACCATCTCTACCGCGgaacatattcttttttttttttaagtttatgggATCAGATCAGAGCCAAGACAGCAAAAGCTGATGAATTCACCACAGATGTGACAGCTGCAGGACGAGAAGAAACCATTTACTAAGCTAACACACAACAAGAACTTTCTAGGAGAAGTTTTGAAGACTTACCTTCTATGCGTAATCCATATGAGCATGATAAGGATTGCTTTGATGTATTCCAAACAGAGAGTTCAGGTTTCGTAAAATGGGATGCAGCAACAAGGAACTCAGACTTTCCAGCGAAACAGAGCTTTGTGATTGGCTGTATAGTATATTGAAAGATTATATCCATAATTCTTTTTACCGTAAGAGTTGCTCCTAAAACAGACAAGAGAATGTTCTTGTCCGGATTCCAAAGGGTAATAACATTCTCAGCCGCAACAGCTAGAACAGTGCCATCCCCAGAGAAAGCAGCAGCTGTCATCGGCTTTTGCCTGGATAAAATATTCAAAGGATAGTTCATTTGAACGGCCAAGGCAGAACAGTTACGGTTGAATCTCCGGATGTGTCCACGCAACTCTTTGGAACCTTCATCAACAAGACTTGTATCCTCAACGGAAACATAAGCTACTAACTTACTAGATTCATGTCGTTTAACAGCTAGTTGAAGCTCACTCAAAAGAGAAGGAATGACCTAGAGAACATAGAACACAGAGTAATCAACTTTACTATCACAAACAAAAGGGGTTATAAATGCCAAAGTAATCAACTTTGTTACTTAGCATAGAGTAAATGGGAACTTGAGCATCAACGGTTTTCAAAAGCTCAGGCCCTGACGAACTGTACCGTCGAGAGAGGCGGTCAAGCTCAGGCCCTGACGAACAAAACTGGTTCCGTTAAAAGACCTAAACCCTTCTTCGTGTTTTTCTCGATTAatcggaattttttttttgaaaattaatttatttgggGATACTCTTAACTCAGGGAGAAATATTGGCTTATTGTCTGACTGTCCTGGCGACACGTGTGAATTGGTTACAGTTAGGCCTTTCATAACTATCAGTCTACCAGTAATCATCTTTCCTTGACGAGCAGCTTGGTCTTAGGCTACATATGAGTGGGATGTCTTCTTGTAATACcatagataaaaaataataataatgtcatCCCCTCCACAAATAAAATCTTTTGTTTATCTATGAAAGTTCTAATTTGGTTTTTTAGGCTACATGTGagtgtttattttcttttattcatcCTTTATAACAGTTTCTAAATTAagacacaaaatatataaattataatataacgGATAGGGTAAACACTAAACAATAACCAATGTGACTAAACTTACAACAAACCAAATGATCAATGCAACTCCATTTTCCTTTGGAGATTTCACCACTAATACATGGAAAAAAAACTACCAAGAGATTTCAAATATACCAAAACAAATCTATCATCTGAAGAAAACTTTCGTCAGGACTCGAGCGTTTTTTGTTTAACTCTCTCAGATAAACAGGTTTGGGAAACTAGCCAAGGGGACAAGAAGTGGGGATATACATTGTTGCTTATACGCTTTGTACTTTCCCGGGCATCTCCTTGGCTTCCACACTCTTCATTTCCTGCGTTTTATTTacaaaagaagacaaaagatGAGAAACACATGAAATAAATCAATCGACACTTTTATGTTTCACTATTGGGTGAAGACTACGCTTCAAATCACGGGAACATATGTTTTGTCCCTTCCATAGTTGTGTTCATTAGCTTAGAAGCAAAACAAGAAGTAAagagtaaaaaacaaaaacactttCAAACTAGCTTTGCAACAAAGTTTTCCCAAAGCGAACAATGGGAGTTAATATGGATAGGAACTAGTAGTACGCAAGAATGAAGAAACTTAACATACCAAGAATCAAAATTAAACAACAAAACGCCCTTAATAAGGAACACTTACAGAAGATCCTTTGCCTTCATAGTATTCGTCCAAAGCCCACTGGTACTTAGATTGGTTTAACCCAAACCATCTCACCAAATGATCATCAACGCTTGAGTGTGCTGTCGTAAAATAATTCAGCACAAACACAGAACAATCTCAAAGTTAAAATCTTTTCATTGCTTGTTAGGACCAAACAACAGAAACCGTATGAAAATCCACAATTCATTGTACATTAGAAATAGTCTCCACTTAAATctactttccaaaaatagaatctTTAGATCAATTTCTTCATCAATCAATCAGAGGGTATCAGAAGAAAAAAGGCTATCTCAAAAATCAAGATCCTAAATGAGAAACCTTTATCCTCAGACTTCTCTCGTTCCGTACCATTTTGAACCTTTGTGGCGGCGTTTTTGAAG
The nucleotide sequence above comes from Brassica napus cultivar Da-Ae chromosome A9, Da-Ae, whole genome shotgun sequence. Encoded proteins:
- the LOC106374658 gene encoding actin cytoskeleton-regulatory complex protein pan1 isoform X1, whose amino-acid sequence is MPINRDPSTPPPVIGKIGPYTVFMTPPATPKPPESPSAVSQKPIVQPPVLPPPQQFKSVASSEQDGSVLGFFKNAATKVQNGTEREKSEDKAHSSVDDHLVRWFGLNQSKYQWALDEYYEGKGSSEMKSVEAKEMPGKVQSV